Within Xiphias gladius isolate SHS-SW01 ecotype Sanya breed wild chromosome 14, ASM1685928v1, whole genome shotgun sequence, the genomic segment GACTTCAGAGAGGAACAGCCGGTTGAGTGACCGAGATAACTGCGCCAATGAGCAGTGATTTAACTCAGCTGGGGGAGACAGCTGGGCGCAACCAAAATGACCTGCATGCATTCGCTCACCGGAGTTCGCCGACGTCGTGAAGTCTGCCGGACTACTGAGGTGTCAAAGTGTAATGGATACAGAAGAGATAGTATCGATTCAGGAATGTGACCGTGTCCCTACTCTCATGTCCGTGTGAACTTTTCTGGCCTTTCGTGTCGTCTCAGGCAACATACCATTACATTCTACTACatttttgggacatttttgaGCTCTCCAGTCCCTTTTAACTCCTAATTTACTCATAAGTCCTGAAAAGCTTTCCTCAAGCAtctgaaacataaacacagcGTATGGTTTTCAAGGACTTGGGACTTGTTTATAGagtttagaggaaaaaatgttGCCACTGTGGGCACAGTCTTTCCAGCTGTGGGCTTTGTAGCTTTAAACTTGTACATATAATTATTGGAATATgtttattatgtatatttattattggTGTAGTATACTGTCATCGAGTTTTATGgtaattttatttcatcattgtttgtattttgtgctgtttttatggattttttgttgttgaatttgAGTATGTGCAAAGGCCAAACTAGAGACGGGCTGTGGTATGTCGCATTGGTCCTTGCTACATACTTGTcctgctaaaaataaaaatgaaataattaaatagtATTTTGGGGTCTGCTGTTCTTTACGGCGAATGGGTGGTCATCGAAGAGCAATAAATACTCTGctccatctgtgtgtctgtattttcagACAATCCATAAGCCATCTGATGTTTTCTCAGTCTACCAGTGAGATTCTCAGCACAATATTCCGGACAGATTCatcaaatacattgtttttatctCCAAAATTACTGGGACTCTAAGGTGTAACATACCAGAGGATTGAGACATCTGGGAAATTATGCCAGGAGAGGCCGGGTAGGGGTGGGAGGAATGTGGAGGAGAGTATGAatgcagtgtgtatttgtgtgtgtgcgtgtgttgctGGATGGTTGACGTCAGAGCTGCGTCTGTGCATGCTCTGGAGAGCAGGACATCCTGTGGAATTGTTCTCGGAGAGCCCTGAAGAATGCAAAGCAGTAGCCTCTCCCTTCTCACCAGCCTCGGTGAAGATTTGGAGTGACACGCTGCCATAGCAATGTTAGGGACGAGTGAAGGCGGGGGAGGCCCAGGGAGGGAAGGATCACCCTGAAAATATCACTGGGACATCGAGTTCCTCAAGCCACTTAAAAGGAGAGAAGACCAAGAAGGGATCAGTGTGGGATTCCTTTTGAATTCCAATGAAGTTAGGGgttgtacatttaatttactgtgCGCATATGTGACAGTGTCCTCAAGGATATCTTTCATATTTCTAGAGCATATATCTATGAAGCATGTTAACACAAACAGAGACGAAAATACTGCAGGGAAACAagggaaacagaacagaaaatgagaaaatgaatagatgctgtttttctcacaTATTGCACAGGAGGAttgttttcagacagaaaacactgcatgtCTGCATGTAGGAGAGTGTGGAGAGGAGTGAGTGTGGAGGTGAGGGGAGGAGGCAAGGAAGGTGATCTGGGAGTGGAGTGACGCAAGCTGGACAAAGCGGGGGTGTTGTGGGTGCAGCTATTTTTAGCCGCCGTGAGGAGACACATATTGGATGCATTTCTCTGCCCTCTCCAACTTCCTACGTCACTTTACTCCAAGCTGGTCCTCTCTTCCTTGCAGCATGTGACAGGTGCAACCCAAGATCCTGCTGTGGACCTGCGGTGGGACACGAATACCAAACAGCAGAGGACGTGAAAGACTGCATGATACCAAGGGAACTGTTGACTCTTTCTTTCCCCGTCACATCCCACTGGCTAAGCAGTGAGGTTATACAGCACCCATAGATATGCATGTGATGGATTGGTCATGGTGTTTCCCTGCCCTCagcccagtgcatgctgggacagGCTTCAAAACCTATATGAccttgaaaaggaaaaaaaggaggaatgatTGAGGACATTCTTGAATTCCTCTTTAAATACGCTGAATTTCATCTTAAccaattgaaatgaaaaatttaaaacatattttagaaaTCAAATTCATGATTTTGGGCTATATAAGTAAAATACACTTGATGTGACTATTCATTAGACAGCTGAGCAACTCCAATGCATATTTGTGTAGTTggaaattaatacataaaactaagctatttttttattatcctTTTCCGGAATGTTTTTACGGTTTAAAATTTATCTTACATTGTATCTTATCACTGTAGTTTTATATAGGGATTTCCAACCACACAAATGTGCTACGGAGCCGACAGGTGTGTAATTAACAgtcaattccattttatttatatagcacaacATAACTAATTTGTCTCTGGTGGTTTTATAATCTCcacaacaccccccccccccccccctataCTAAAAGGTATTcaaaaggaaatgaaggaagacttttcattctttcaagCTGACTCACCTAAGGAGCTGCTGGCCAGTATCCTTTTGCTTATACCGGTTTTATGACCAGGAAACTCAGGTTTCACAACTTAAACAAATAGGCCTACAGATGAGTTAGTGATTGATGTTGTAACGTCAGGTGCCCtgggatttttcttttacacattaACTTTGTGTCATGGCAGAAAACCCCCTGGAGTGTGATAAGGGCTGGTACCATCTAAGTAGATCTGTTTCTGAGGGAGACTATGAATCACTATATGTCATAGACATTAGTGCAGAAATGTAGTGTTACTTATCTGGGGGAAGTATTGGATAATGAGAATAATCGGCAGGCATTTGAAATCTTCCAAATTACAGTATAGCCTGTCGTTTAATGGAGAAATGAGATAGACATTTTGACATCCTGTACAAAGTGTTGTGCTGCTGCGCGGATTGCATCATTTATGAATGAGAGAGTGAGGCACAAAACAGGGCGGAGCCATGTGGGAGACGAGCGTTTTGATTGGACAGTACCGAGGTTCTCGCTGACTGGCTGTGAGTGCAGACGGGCGGGGCTTACACCGAGGGGGCTGGGGTGGTTTTACGCTCGGTAGAGTAGAGCTGCGCCCGTCATAGCCAAAAGGGGAACCGCTGCCGTCTGTTGTGGTTATACCGTCCTGCAATCTtcattttgaaactttcaaaGATGCTTGACACTTCCCACTGAGGAATGAGGAGCGAAACGGGAAAGAAAAATTCCGTCGCGCCTTGCCTTAATCGATTCTAGCGGCCAGAGTCTGATTTTCCGTCCGGACATTTCATAGGCTGTCGGCTGAATggagcagcagcggcagcagcagcagcagcagcagcagcagcgaggtCTCTGTGGCTTCATCCCGGCCCGGTCTGCAGGCTGCGGGGTCGGAATCTCCACCGTGCAGGCGCCCATGCGTTTGTCCCTCACCTCGACCACCGGCAGCCCGGTGGAGCTCAGCGTCCCCCGCGGAGAGACGGCGGAGGGACTGAGGACACGTATCTCCCAAAAACTCAGACTGCAAACAGACAGAATCGTGCTCCTGCATAAAGACAGGTGAGCTGGTGTGTAGACACTGGATCTCTTCAGGACCTCCATTTAGGTCGACTCGCCTAcataatgtgtatgtgtttttgttgcactGAGTGCTTTAGAATTGAACTTTTTTCTCCCCATGTGATTTATAAATTAGGCAGCTGACTGCTGGAAAACTGCTGGACCTGGGTGTAGCAGATGGCAGCAAACTGACCCTGGTCCCTCTCATCGAAGCTGGTTCAGTAGTAAGTAAACCAATGCACATCTTCTCCTTACtaacatttttcacacataTGTAATCAGACTCCTCCTCATGGAAGTGTTTTGCCCTGTTTTTACTGCCACAGTGCTCGGCTCCCAAAACTGAAAGGACAATGATGGACGTTTTGGAAAGTTTAACAGAAGTTCAGGTGAGAGTTTTTATGTAATGTCTTATTAGATGTATGCTGCAAACAGAATGTATGCTGTTGAATGCATGAGTGAGGTGGGGGAACAATACTGTCCTTGAACAATTCAAATTATGCACCTGTCTCTGTTTTCCACACATTTTCTGGGACAGGATGTACCGTACCATATCCAAAATATCGACCTGCCATGACTTCATAAAAACAGGCTTGCACTGTGACACTGCAATTGATCCATTATTCtatctgaaaaattcaaaatggccaGAACTAGAGTTGCATGGTTTTCATTTGACAGTGACGAATGTATGATTCAGCGATTGTCGGAATTGGAAACCCCACACATTCTTGTTTGGCTGTCTCAAGAAAATATGCAAACCCGCAAACATTATTGCACCATGTCAAGAAACAATGATTGTACATAATCTAATACATTCTTTATTAAACCAACCCAGGTTTTTTTAGCTCTACAGTAACAAGAAACACTAGCTGCTCGTGTCTGCTTTAGTACCAAACCACACTTGTTGTTACCACCATTAACCACAGTTGTCGCAAAAGCACCCAAGACTGAAATCCGAAGGATTATCATTGTAAGACTGAAGTCTTTCTTTCCTGACTATCCTGCAGATCAGTGACTTCCTCTCTGGGCGCTCACCTCTGACCATTAACCTGGGAATCGGTGCTCACATGATGTATGTGCAGCTCCAGCTGTCTGCGCAGGATGtgaaggagctgcagcaggACGGGGATGCGAGAGCCCGGAGCAGCAGCGAGCTTCAAACTGGCCTGCCTACGGCCGGCAGTGTCAGCCGCCCTGTCTCGGCCTCAGCCTGGTCTTCCACCAACAATGCAGGCTCCAATACCTCACCTGCTTCCCAAACCTCCACCCAAGCCCCGGACTCTGCTGACTCTACACCCCCGGTCCAACCTGGCACTCGGAGACCCAGAACTACCTTTAACTCAACAGCCCCCACTCCAGACTCACCCACCACTGTCCCTGCTATAAACTGCCATCACTGCTCATCTCTACCTCAATCCTGTCACTCTATAAACACATCTCCCCCTGTTCTTTCAACCATTTCTTTGCCCTCTGGTTGCCCACATGCCAGCTGTCCACTACATGCAGCCACACCAGTCTGTTCACCTGCTCCCACCGGCTGCAGTCCTGAACCCCCGAGCCCAGTACCACCCTCAACCTTCAAAAAGGTTAGCCTTACATATTCTACTGCAAAAATCAATCCAAACCACAATGCACTGTCATTGTTTCACCACCATGTATTATTGGCATGAATAAGTAGCATAACTTGTACAACAAGCCAggaaagagtttaaaaaatatttagtatttaatAGTTCCACTCGATTTTATTCCTCATCATGGAAGGGGAAGATGGGAAataaacttttcctttttcttttacagagtAATGTTCATGCTTCGTCCACTGCAGAGCTGTGCAAGCAGCCAGGAGCAGTCATAGAAAGTTTTGTGAGCCACTCTCCCGGCGTCTTCTCCGGGACTTTCTCTGGTAagtcttcctctgtcttttgaGCAGCAGTGGCCTGAGGACgacaacacaaaacagaacaaaaacggcacaacacagcaaaacacggcacagcacaacacaacacagcgAGAAACAATAGCAGCACAGTTAGATGTCAGCCGTGTCATTCAGTACTagttcttctttttcattcacatttatccacttaattctctctctctctctctctctactctctccTTATCTCATCAGGCACTCTGGCTCCTTACAGTCAGGGCAACATCAACCACCCTCGACGTGGCATCGGCATCATTCTCCAGATTCTCAATGACCTCCTCAGAGCTGCCTGTTACCACCAGGGGGCACCACCCACCCTTCCTCAAAGCCACTGTCCTGTTTTAAACCTTCCAGTCAGCCCAGTGCTCACAGCAGAGGAGCCCAGCAAAGCAAGGAGCAAACCACTGGTGACCCCGAGGCCGGAGCACTTCAGTAAAGCTTCAGGTCAGCTTGACCagattttatttactgtatactgtatgtatgtatactgtgtgtatCTCAGGGACATCGACCAGAAAATAAGAGCGGATATAAACAAAGAGAATGTTTCAAGCAaccttcaaatcaaacatggcCACATTTGCTCACAATAGAAGTCCAAGTGGTTTGAATGACACTGACCAAACTTTCAGTGCTGGgctaaatatcaaatatttattcacacA encodes:
- the LOC120798447 gene encoding LOW QUALITY PROTEIN: midnolin-like (The sequence of the model RefSeq protein was modified relative to this genomic sequence to represent the inferred CDS: deleted 1 base in 1 codon), which gives rise to MEQQRQQQQQQQQQRGLCGFIPARSAGCGVGISTVQAPMRLSLTSTTGSPVELSVPRGETAEGLRTRISQKLRLQTDRIVLLHKDRQLTAGKLLDLGVADGSKLTLVPLIEAGSVCSAPKTERTMMDVLESLTEVQISDFLSGRSPLTINLGIGAHMMYVQLQLSAQDVKELQQDGDARARSSSELQTGLPTAGSVSRPVSASAWSSTNNAGSNTSPASQTSTQAPDSADSTPPVQPGTRRPRTTFNSTAPTPDSPTTVPAINCHHCSSLPQSCHSINTSPPVLSTISLPSGCPHASCPLHAATPVCSPAPTGCSPEPPSPVPPSTFKKSNVHASSTAELCKQPGAVIESFVSHSPGVFSGTFSGTLAPYSQGNINHPRRGIGIILQILNDLLRAACYHQGAPPTLPQSHCPVLNLPVSPVLTAEEPSKARSKPLVTPRPEHFSKASGEESHPLRSPTEEDQTLHCKLERLQFLMHQRRLRRRARRSSHLSQTSHPMYQHRHHRPEPPGLKRSTRCDGSGSWLKSEGAIMETRINHLCGIGEITVECTLGR